AACTCCAAACTGCAAAGCAATTCGTATAGGTGACTTCCTCTACCTGAAGGTAAAATCTCCACTTCTTTTtatgtccctgcagtttttgtCATCCCCTACGGACAGAGTTTGTCACACGAGTGTCTGCAATAGTCCAAATGCTGACCTTTGCAATGACACCTCACAAACGCTGCCATAGTGTCTTTCGGGGGCAATATCAATCGCATCAGTGCTACAGTTTGGGTACTACTGCTATCTGGATAGCAAGATGCGATGACAACATTTGTGTGAAGTTGCTGAGTGTGCATAATTGCACTTGGCATGGTTGTTTTGCCATTGTGTTCTTTCCAGGTtgttgtgtttcttttttaacCTCCCTGTCTGTGCCTTGCCTCTGCTACACCTATCTGGGGTCCTCTCAGGCTCCGCCTCCTGCCCTCACTACATTACGGCTTCGTGTTTGGCGCTCCGTATTCACAGTGCTCTCATGGGGACACCTAATGTAAGGGGGCATTATGATGGGGATGTAAGGGAGCACTGCAGAAACAAAATACGGTCATATGAATAGTGCCTAATAAAGTGTCCTCTTTATAAACTGTGCCCTATAAAGGTAAAACCTTAAACGTGTCCCCCATAACAGTGCGTCAGCAGCAGCTCCACACACATAACTATGTCCGCAGCAGATCCCCTAAAATAATGTGTCATTCCTTGATGTTCTCAGCTACAGTGCTCTCATAACAATAAAGGACACATTACTGACAGTTCTTTCACTACTGTATTTTCTTGCAGAAAAATATTACGGTACCTCCTCGTGCTACACACAAGGATGTCAAAGCAGAAAAGACTAGTATATAAAATTCCTTTTAAACTGGAAGTAGTAAAATATGCCGAGGAACATGGAAACAGAGCAGCAGAGAGACATTTTGGGTCACCTCCGACTGAAAAAATGATAAGAGAGTGGAGGAAACAGGTGGATCAGCTGCAAAAAGTAGATAAAGGTAAGCACACTTTTCGTGGTCATGCTGCAAAGTGGCCACAGTTAGACGAGGACATGAAAGAATGGATCACACGTCACCGGAATAATGGCTTCTCAGTTTCTACAAAAATGATAATATATGAAGCCAAACGCATTGCTGTAGAGAAAGGCATTCAGGATTTTACTGGATCACCATCGTGGTGCTACAGATTTATGAAGCGATGTGGCCTTGCTATGCGCACCAAAACTAGAATTGCGCAAAAAATGCCAAAAGAATATGAATCTAAGATTCTGTCTTTTCATAAATTTGTAATTGATGCTAGGaagaaaaatgattttgaaattgGCCAGATTGGGAATATGGATGAAGTCCCGCTAACCTTTGATGTGCCATCTAATAAGACTGTCGATCTGAAAGGTGCCAAAGCCataaccgtgaaaacctcaggacATGAGAAAATACATTACACAGTTGTGTTGTCCTGCTGTGCAGACGGCACCAAATTGCCACCGATGttaattttcaaaaggaaaaactttCCAAAAGAAGTGATTCCACAAGGAGTTGTTGTGCATGTTCATGAGAAAGGACGGATGGACGAAAATGGAATGAGAGCATGGGTTGAAAAAGTGTGGTCCAAGCGTCCTGGAGGGCTTCTGAAAAAACCTGCTTTATTAGTGCTTGACCAGTTTAGAGCACATATTAGCGAAACTACAGAAAAGAGCTTTAAAGAAGTAGAGACTCATCTAGCTGTAATTCCCGGGGGTCTTAGCAGCCAGTTGCAACCTCTTGATGTTTCCATCAACAAACCATTTAAAGTCTTTATGACAGAAGAGTGGAATAAATGGCTGGCTGCTGGTAATCATGATCTGACGCCTACTGGACAAATGAAAAGGCCCACTATCACTCAAGTTTGTGAATGGGTTAAAACATCATGGCACTCAGTGAAGGACGAAATCGTTGCACGGTCATTCAAAAAATGTGGCATTAGCAATGCCTTAGATGGAACTGAAGATGATATCATTTATGAAGGTAGCGAAGAAAGTGGTGTCAGTGATTGTGAGCAACTGAGCTTCGTAAATTCTGACACTAGCGATGAGCTCTTGGGTTTCCAGAAAAGTAGAAGAGTGCTTGAACCTTAAAGTCTCTCATTTGTTAATGAGAGTGAGGATTGTTCTTAACACTGCTGTTGACTTTACATGTTTGAAATATAATTctgctatattttattaaatatattagtaCACCATttggttcagaaatatttttttcttgttttcttcctcctAAACCTATGCGTCTTATGGTCAGGTGTGTTTTATTgagtgaaaaatacggtagttttatATGGTTATTTTTTTCACTAACTACCAGCAAGTCACTTTAATAAAATATGTAGAAAGGAGGATGTAAAAATAGCAGTTAAGAATGTGTTTTGTACTATGCCTGTTTAtgcaataaaatacattaaaagaagatatcttTATGAAGTTTGTCTTATGAAGTAATAGGCTATTGCAGTccagatgtgtttttttttaatattctgcatTGATATTCATTTTCAAAAAATAGAACTGGAAACAAAATCTGGGTTGGTTCTAGTAGCTTTAATAATTGACTGATGTTTTTAAAATCCAGATAAAGAGTTTTCCTAGCTATGAATCATTATGCCTGACTATCACGGatctattaaaaaatatttaaacggtCAGCAACATTACCCAATAGTGTagaaaaaaggtaaaatataaaAGGTCAGCAACATTACCCAATAGTGTAGAAAAATATCTCTGGGGTTCACAGCTGATTGCAGCACCTGACCAACCTTGGCTGATCTTAAAAAGCTTAGGACACTTGGACCAGAAAGTCCTTAAATGGAAGATTACCAGGAAATCATGGGGATATAGGGAGGGGAGAATCCTGCAGAAGACAATTGTGGCAGATTGTTTCTgaattgttgcaaaaaaaatttgTTTTGTAACCAAAATGTTACCAAAGATCATTTTGAGAAATTTTGTATGAACTATTTCCCACATTACTAATCATGATAACATAAGGGTGTGCTCTTCACATTTGCAATACTCAGAAGCAAACTTGTCATAAAGGTATTAAAAGGAATAGAGTTGGCCTTTTTCCCCCACTTCAACCAACATATATGATCATTTccatttcactttatgagcatatgaattccatttttataggaatggttttttgttttttttaatttgcatttatatcccgccgttctccgaggactcagggtggcttacgtcaagcaatagtcttcatccatttgtatattatatacaaagtcaacttattgcccccaacaatctgggtcctcattttacctaccttataaaggatggaaggatgagtcaaccttgggcctggtgggacttgaacctgcagtgattgcaagcagctgtgttaataacagactgtcttagcagtctgagccatgtCTACTTTATTATAAGACAAAAAGGAGGTTCATTTTGAATTCCTATTATTCCATTCAGAAGAAAAGGTATTGCTCGTATTACATATCTCTCTAAATCAAGATTGGGATTTAAGTATGATTATTACAGAAACTAAGAAAACCCATCCTCAATGAAAAATAGTACAGGAAAATATAAGGGACATTTTTTAACaagatatataagtatgtaaactGCTTCCTTATGATTTTAACACTTGAATACATCAGCAATTATCTTCTCAGGTTTTTTGCAATGCCTTTGCTATACAAAGTTGTAACAGTAGTTTACTGAAAAATGttagtcacatagccatgccaaTCTgtcaattaaaatagaaatacagggCATGGTTTGAAGGCAATACAGTCATGTCTAGAATCTTTTTTATAAATGTGATTTAGATACAATTatatggatgagaaaaggagatcaCTGCATTGTCATATGCAAAAACGTAAAGAAACTTTTGTAGCTCTCTGTCGTTTTCCCAGATTTTTACTTGGAAATTTCATGTACTAAAACAAAATTTCAAATTTACTCAAGATTAAGCAACAGAAGTTCTCTAAATATAGTTTGATAGTTACTCCAGCATAAGGTGTGCTGAATTTTTCCTGTTCATACCAAATGACATAACTTTTATTAGCAttaaggtattttatttatttatttattgtttcaatttctatactgcccttctcccaaaggactcagggcagtttacagccagataaaacagcaaatacaaaaattaaaacaaatattaaaagactAATTTGAATTTGGCTGAGaactttaaaaatctaataaaaaaccccattaaaaactatcaggccagtcctgctcgatggaacaaaaacgtcttcaacaTGGAATATGGAACATATTGTATATAGTGAAGATACAATCAAAAAGCATATTGTGTAGAACAGATGGAAGAACCAAGAATTAGGAAGCCAGAGAATAGAATACAAAACTATTTTAATGGAATGACATTTTAGCCTATCCTTTTAAACTGTGGAATGCCATCAAATTACAGGCAACACCAAAAATTCAATGAAACCTAATACTTGAGAGGCAGATTTCTGTTAATGTTGTTAAAAGCAATAGCATCAAAATATACATTGCACAGAAATGTAGGTGTAGAAGCTAAGCCTCTTATTGTTCAGAGGACAACGTGAAAAAAATCAACAGAATACATCCAAGATTATTCCTTCCAATTGGGAGAAAgattctgtaatttttaaatcAAGCAATAACTCCTGCCAagcctaattcctaaaccagagctATAAGGGCAAGGATTCTTTTCTGGATTGTTTGCATGAATGCACCTTAAGCACTAACTAGCATGGTCAGGAGGCAGGGATTATCTGCATTGTACCTAACTGGTTCTGGCTAACTGCAAAAAGCTAAGCTGTTTCAGATCTAATACACTTGGATGGTAGATGTCCAAGGAAACTCCCCAGAACTGGAAAGTAAAACAGAACGCCAGAAAGTTGCAAGGACACACTACTATACTTTTCTATTATTGCTGGAATCAATTACATACCATAGAAACCTTTAGGCAACTATAAGGAGTCAAGTCCATCTCTAGAGCACTTACTTTTTAGTAGTCCAAAATATCTAGAAGACATTCTGAGAGCTTGTATGGTATACCACCTAAGGTGCCAGAGTAGAAATGTTCGCTTAGATGTGAAAACCATCTAGGGAACCTCAATCAAATAATTCCTTCTTGGTCCAAAACAGCTTCTGTCTCTAACAAGCTAGCGATAAGTAGAATCCCTCATCACTCCATGGTGTGTCAGGTTGGTTATAAGAACTGCAGCAAGCCCAATATAAAAGAAGCAGATCTTGCAACAAATGCTCAAAATAACAGCACACCAATGCTTCCTTCCATTAATAAAAAGGCTTATGACGGCTCATTGTTAATACTTCTCAAGTGCTGTGATCAGAAAATGTTTCTAATTTTAACATACTTCACTGAGACAGCAATAATACACTCTAGTTGCATCAGAGAATCACTTGGCAATCATTGTTTGGAGAGTGAATCTTCTGAAACaggatatttatttaaattatggcACAATATCACATTTAATTGATGTCTTGAGTTATTTGATTATCTCCTGGGTCACTAATTTGTTCTCCAATTAGACGATCAGTTTTGTTTAATGCATAGGATGTACAATATGTTAGAAAATAATAGTTGGGTTCTAAGACACTTGTTAGTAAGTGGAGCCAGTTGGTTCCTTAGGAACAAGAAAATCTCTCTTCAAACAAGGAGAGAAATGCTCAGTTAGAGGGATATGTGCTGCTTTGCCCAGGAATACCTCTGCAAGCACTTAGTTTTCTTAAAAAGAAGAATTGGTGCATTCTTACATAAAAGTGGAAACtgctcacttttttaaaaatgcttcttttcATGGTTGCTGTGACTCAACTCCCTAAGAAAACATTAAAGTTTATGAACAAAAGGACAAGGACACACGCTTTTATGCAGTGGATAATGCTAGCTAACAAAATGTACCACTTAAAATAAGAGGGTGTAAATGGaatgaactgcaaaaaaaataaatgggaacAATCCTGATTTTCTCAGTATTTTTCTTAGCTCCCTCATTCGCAAAAACTCATCTCAGGATAAAAAAGACTGGTTGAATTGCACAAGGCATCATTTAGAAACTTTCCATTCCTAAAATatacgtgtgtgtatatatatgtgtgtgtatatttatttCTGGTATACTGAAAGAGCCACTCCATATAGGTTCTGTAAAATGTCAGCGAGGTAACCAAATCTAGACTGAAGGAGCATCCACAAAATAGAAAATGTAATTTCTCCAGTTTTTTTGATACCTGGCTCAGATTATCCTGTCATCAGTGCACTTCCACTACTTCATGCCTTGAAGAGGCCTCTATCTACCATTTAAGATTCTGGAATGTAGGGCAATCTAATAAGGGAAATCCTCCAATGAAGTCTTGCAATGCTGGGCCCATTGCACCTGGCAGTGCGTCTGCAACATATGCTTAATCTATGCAGATTCCCATTGCTATAATTTGTAGAACCTGGTCCTTAATGAGTTTTAGATGGGTAGGCATCTTTTTCTAATAAGGAGCATTCTTTCCTTGGATTTTCCAATCAGTGCTCCCAgtaattaacaagtgtcacaaaAAACAGTAACTATAACCCTTCCTCTTTAAATGCTGCAAAATAATTCTTCATGTTAGTCATAACAGGACAGAAAAAAGCTGGAAGATGCTAAGACTCAGTGTAGCCTCCGAATCTCTGACTGCAAGGAGAAGGATAGCTTGGTGCAGGACATCTCTTGGTCCCCGTTGCTCAGCACAACTCTCATCTTGTAGTCTCCATTGGTGAGGAAAGAAGGCAAATCCATGTTGGGTATGAAGAATTCAGAGGAAGGAAGGCTGTAGGTACCCTGAAAAGAAGAAAGACAAACCATCCCCTCAGTCTCCATAAGTGGATACACTGCATTTCCCTTTCTATCAGAGTACAGTTTCAGTACCAATAAACCCACACCAAGGATATCTTTTAAAACAGGAACAAAAACGAGGAAACATTTATAGGATTAACTACTGAAATAGCTCTTCAGTAAAAGACTGCTGCAAACTGCTTAAACAAAACTCTGCGCTTGAACATAACACAGGATAGAAAATTTTACTGTTTGCTTGTAAACTGCTATTCAATTTCTAGAAGTGGTTGTGGATAGTCAACCTAGGCAAATCTACAGCCCAAGATGCTGGCTAGCTCCTCTGAGAAAAAGGATAACTACTATGGCAAGGTGGATTGTTAAAACCAGATTTGAAAAAGAATTTGGAAATTAAGACTGGCAGAATAGCGAAGAGCAACAGATTTGgactgaaatggggcaaaataaaGAGTTCTGGAAAACTTGCACAaggattacattttttttaacaaaaaagaacaacaatacataacatacattgacataaaacatattccttctttacatcagcttcgtttccttattcttctcatatttacatccttatttcCCCTCTCGTTTcgtttaattatacttttcttttttgtcccattctctcttatttctttttatcttctatctatcctcctaactattcattttctttcatacattgccattttatatacatgtatatataaatgtttcaccttttttcatcatttagtatttctagtctctagccaattccctagttttacattttctagcaattttctgtaatccagaatctttttttttattgaaaaagttttaacaagcaaaaacatttttcccccttttcccctccccacaaaaccccttccccttccttcacacacccacacacctccccggcttcccgggtcaatcacaaggtattgttatacataaaccaaacatagaataaaattttcccttctaatccaattaacctcatccaaaccttttcatttcctaaccccccccccttatataaaataatacttcctaattattcaaaggcaatctgatatttcttaatctgatatctgttttgtaaatatatctgttttgtaaatagtaTAATCCAGAATCTTAAAAGGATTAAGGATTACATTTTGTGGTCTATCTTTCCATAGCAAGAAAATCCCAGGTTCCCCTTTGAAAGATGCCCAGTTCTATTTCCAAGTTAATGCCTTTGTTTTAATGcatcattattttttaattgataaGTTTTCACAGAGATGGACTGCATTACGGGCCACCTGaatgtattcctttttttaatcgtAAGGCTGATTACAATTATGTGATTATGTAAATAGTAAAAAAACTCAAAACCTTAGAGCAGATTTGACTATAGCTGAAAATCCTGGCAAGTCTATCATCTACTTCTGGACACCACTGCATTAATGGAGGCACACAATTATTGGAAGTGCACAACTTTACTGTGAGAGGAGTGTAAGGAACTGCTGATGCCCAAAGGATTTTGTTGCTATGTTTCCAAGACTAAGAAACAAAAGGAGGAAGAGTGCTCACCGCTTTGAACGGGCAGTGACATGGAAGGCCGTAACTTTGCAATGGCTGTGGACATGGCTCGCCTGGAGGGGTGAAACTGTCCAGCAGAGCACAAGTATCATCATAGATGCAGCTCCCAATATCATCCACACAAGGTACTTTTAT
This genomic window from Ahaetulla prasina isolate Xishuangbanna chromosome 2, ASM2864084v1, whole genome shotgun sequence contains:
- the GM2A gene encoding ganglioside GM2 activator, with amino-acid sequence MQALALWLTVGALQLLAAVHGGPQQQRFVAPDIAWSLSKVQNFAWENCGPPSEPAMIKSLSVSPDPIAVPGDVTVTASGASTIVLSAPLKAVVILEKKLGDIWIKVPCVDDIGSCIYDDTCALLDSFTPPGEPCPQPLQSYGLPCHCPFKAGTYSLPSSEFFIPNMDLPSFLTNGDYKMRVVLSNGDQEMSCTKLSFSLQSEIRRLH